AGCGCTTTTTGCAGATTTTTTGGTAACACGACTTGCAAATTGCTTTTCGCCAGCAatttcatataatttttaactcgaaagaaaattacaatttGCTCGTCTCGGTTTTAGTAGGACCGCAGGCGGAATGCGCGAAAACGGCGCGGCGAACGCGATGGCAAACTCAACTCGCCGAGGTCCCCTCACCAATTGAGCGAATCTCGTTGGCAAGTCATTATTTTTACCGCTCCTGACGGCTTGTAcgcagtttgtttttaatttacagTTGACGCTAACCACTGGTTATTCACTTTTCACACGAaggattttgttttttttaccAGTTTCCGCCTAATTACGGGCTGCTAACCACAAAGCCAAAGAAGATGAGTTTGCACTATCGTTATCGATATCTGTGCGAGGGACGAACGGTCACGCTGCCCAGGGATAGTGTTGCAAAATACACCAAGTGCATACAATTTCGTCGGTTCTGCACTAATTTTTCAAACAGGTAGTTGCAATTACGACTATTTTTGAATTgcttttaagttattttacTTTCAGAATTATGAACTGTAATCAGTATACGACTACCCAACACACTTTGCCAGCTCTGGCAACTCCAGGCATCAGCTGATTTCTTGATCGCTCTCTTCGTTTTCTGTTGTTATTTAATTGATAAACTTGTTGCGGGGGGCCACTCTCCAGATAACCCCCCACTTTCGAATTAATAAACATTGCGCAAGTAAGTGCCGTCCAGCTCGTCAAACGCTCACTTTCATTCGACCGCAGAGCTGTTCCAATTCTAATCATTTCGTTTAACATTCAGCTTCAGAATCTAACtaacatatttttcaaaatttacAGTGGTCCAGCTAACCCAAATCCTAAGGATGGCGTGCCCAAACCAGAATGCCGCCAACTTCTTGCACGATGGCAAAAAGATTGTGGGGGTGGCTCTCAATTACATGTAACTTAATGCTATAGTAATCTTAGGTCTGCATGGATAATCACCGAATCCCTTTTTACGCCGCAGGGACGTTGTGAAGGCCAGGAATGTTCCCGTACCCCAGGAGCCGCTCGTCTTCCTCAAACCCACATCTTCGTACCTCCAGGAGGGACAGCCCATTGTGGTGAGTTCTAGAGAGAACAAGGCCTGTAGTCTCATTTAAGATAGCATCGAGATGGAAACAAGACAGCAAAAGACCATATATTTGACTCTTTGGACCTTGGAAAACCTTGGACTCTTATAAAAAGATAACATTTATGGGCCATTTATGAATTCAAATAACAATATCTAGTTATGTGTGGGTCAACATAAAATTACATAAGTGGAAGTTAAAATCCCTTCTTGTATCGGTTATGATATTACGATATACCCACTCAAGAAGAAATCTCTGCTTAAGGCTTTGAACATTTCACAATTTAATCTTCGTATTCCCCGCAGTTGCCCAAAGTCTTTACCAAGGTAGCATATGAAGTGGAACTAGGCGTGGTGATTGGTAAGCCCTGCAAGAACGTATCCAAGACAGATGCCATGAGTTATGTGGCAGGATACTGCCTGGCTTTGGATCTTACAGCCCAATGCAATTTGGTAAGGCAATTGATGCTTACAGTCATGAGCCATTGTGactaataattaaatttaataatatcaGGGAGCAGCTCGGGCGACCGGACATCCGTGGACATTGGGCAAGGGATTTGACACTTCTACGCCCGTGTCTCATTTCATACCACTCGAAAAAGTGAATGATCCACACAACTTGCAGCTGTGGCTCACCGTCAATGGAGCCGTCAAGCAAAAGGGGTGCACCGCAGATCTAATATTCAAGGTGCCCGACATCATCTCCTACGTGTCCAAGTACATGACCCTGGAACCAAACGACCTGATCCTGACCGGAACGCCCAATGGTTCGGATGCGTTCAAGGCAGGCGATGTGATTGAGTGCGGAATGGCCGATCTTGCTAAATTGACCTTCCAAGTAGAGGCtgaataaatacaaaaagtaGCAACATTTGGACTGAACCACTATTTCATTTGGATGCTCCATTCGGATATATTCAATGGTTATTTCTTTCTATCCACATCATCACaggcaaccaaatatttccgcaTCGCTGTGCAATCGCTAgtgtttttccatttgctaATCGGGCAGTTGATGTACACCTGTTCCATGATGCAGGCCAGCAAGGTAGCAGGATAATAGTCGCAGTTGCCCTTTTTGGGCATCCATTGGAACTGCTGAACCCGGTTCCTAGCTACTTAAGTTTAGCCATTATTAAGTAGATAAAACATTCGCTCACCCACCGTAGTCCGTGCAACTATTGAGGCTCCTTACCACCAGTTGAGACATGTTCGAATCGTTTTTGTAGCGTTGCTGGTAACTCTTCTGTATTGCCTGGGTATTAACACTTCCATTGCTCAGCAGAAAGCCATTGATCCTGAAGGAACACTCCGCAATGCACTAAGGATTATACGTATCCCGAGAGTATAACATATTTTAGAATTAATTCATGTTTTGGAGCGATACTAAC
This genomic stretch from Drosophila yakuba strain Tai18E2 chromosome 3R, Prin_Dyak_Tai18E2_2.1, whole genome shotgun sequence harbors:
- the LOC6535895 gene encoding acylpyruvase FAHD1, mitochondrial; translated protein: MVQLTQILRMACPNQNAANFLHDGKKIVGVALNYMDVVKARNVPVPQEPLVFLKPTSSYLQEGQPIVLPKVFTKVAYEVELGVVIGKPCKNVSKTDAMSYVAGYCLALDLTAQCNLGAARATGHPWTLGKGFDTSTPVSHFIPLEKVNDPHNLQLWLTVNGAVKQKGCTADLIFKVPDIISYVSKYMTLEPNDLILTGTPNGSDAFKAGDVIECGMADLAKLTFQVEAE
- the LOC6535896 gene encoding uncharacterized protein LOC6535896 — its product is MAIKSCRKSLLSNNSTNLNGEVSNLKSDKVALHVCIAECSFRINGFLLSNGSVNTQAIQKSYQQRYKNDSNMSQLVVRSLNSCTDYARNRVQQFQWMPKKGNCDYYPATLLACIMEQVYINCPISKWKNTSDCTAMRKYLVACDDVDRKK